A genome region from Micromonospora peucetia includes the following:
- a CDS encoding LPXTG cell wall anchor domain-containing protein, which produces MIFRNRSLARLGAAALLASGVFTAMGTPAHATSTETDLALQAVVGMKTTANVEGKFGWVKISNKGTGTPTELVVKADVSKVDFDKALITPFTGDCTLEGDDRPELVTCKVAKEDIPGPGETAEVLVFVVKNPDAVKEAYSAPVTFSIESPDDTDKSNNSAKANVEITTDSGVDLGVVVEDVKTRFDLDAGAEQPAAPVRPGDTAVVLGEVINQGDMIGQGIRLTFQLPKGVTFALPMEACTVSADKRSAVCEDKAFQFEPRMGMFLEMPVVVDKGVKAPSTLPGGSLEAEALGSLPVDSPLARKTSRTTIGKAVVVGADDPRFADLDPTDNKDDYAVVVAAGTGGEGGGGDDDGGLPVTGAQTTLIGGIGGAVLVAGAVMFMVARRRRVVLVTPGDERPTA; this is translated from the coding sequence ATGATCTTCCGTAACCGCTCGCTGGCGCGCCTCGGCGCTGCCGCGCTGCTGGCATCCGGCGTGTTCACGGCGATGGGCACGCCGGCCCACGCCACGAGCACCGAGACGGACCTGGCGCTCCAGGCCGTCGTCGGCATGAAGACGACCGCCAACGTGGAGGGCAAGTTCGGCTGGGTCAAGATCAGTAACAAGGGCACGGGCACGCCGACCGAGCTGGTCGTCAAGGCCGACGTGTCGAAGGTGGACTTCGACAAGGCCTTGATCACGCCGTTCACGGGAGACTGCACCCTGGAGGGTGACGACCGGCCCGAGCTGGTGACCTGCAAGGTCGCCAAGGAGGACATCCCCGGCCCGGGCGAGACCGCCGAGGTGCTCGTCTTCGTGGTCAAGAACCCGGACGCGGTCAAGGAGGCGTACTCCGCCCCGGTGACCTTCAGCATCGAGTCGCCGGACGACACGGACAAGAGCAACAACTCCGCCAAGGCGAACGTCGAGATCACCACGGACAGCGGCGTCGACCTCGGCGTCGTGGTGGAGGACGTGAAGACCCGGTTCGACCTCGACGCCGGGGCGGAGCAGCCGGCCGCTCCGGTGCGGCCGGGCGACACCGCCGTCGTCCTCGGCGAGGTCATCAACCAGGGGGACATGATCGGCCAGGGCATCAGGCTGACGTTCCAGCTGCCGAAGGGCGTGACCTTCGCGTTGCCCATGGAGGCCTGCACCGTCAGCGCGGACAAGCGCAGCGCGGTCTGCGAGGACAAGGCGTTCCAGTTCGAGCCGCGGATGGGGATGTTCCTGGAGATGCCGGTGGTCGTCGACAAGGGCGTCAAGGCTCCCTCGACCCTGCCCGGCGGCTCGCTCGAGGCCGAGGCGCTCGGCTCCCTGCCGGTCGACTCCCCGCTGGCCAGGAAGACCAGCCGGACCACCATCGGCAAGGCCGTGGTGGTCGGCGCCGACGACCCGCGGTTCGCCGACCTCGACCCGACCGACAACAAGGACGACTACGCGGTCGTCGTGGCCGCCGGAACCGGCGGCGAGGGCGGCGGCGGTGACGACGACGGCGGCCTGCCGGTGACTGGCGCGCAGACCACCCTGATCGGCGGCATCGGCGGCGCGGTGCTGGTCGCGGGCGCGGTCATGTTCATGGTGGCGCGGCGGCGCCGGGTCGTCCTGGTGACCCCGGGCGACGAGAGGCCGACCGCCTGA